In the Streptomyces spororaveus genome, CCTGCTGGGGGTCGGCAACCTCGCCGTCCTGCTCATGCACCTGTCGGCGGTCGCCTTCTGCGTCAGCGCGCAGATCATCCTGCTGCGGTGGGCCGCGGCGGACGAGCGGTCCGTCCGCAGGACCCGCTACTGGGTGGTCACCGGCATCGCTCTCGATGTGCTGCTGACGGCCCTCTTCCTCCTCGCCGACGGCACCGCCCGGCCGGCGTCGGACTTCGACGGCACCAGCGAGCCGCTGCTGCTCACGTACCTCCTGGCCTTCATCGTCTCCCAGGCGATCCCGTGCGTCACGATCTACCTCCAGTGCGGGCCGTACGCGCGGATGACCGACAACGCCTCGCTGCGCCAGGCCCTGCGGCTGCTCTCGGTCACCGCCGTGGTCCTGTTCCTCTACTGCGCGGCCAGGACGGTCAACATCCTCACGGCGGCCGGCGGGGTCGACATCGGGGCCTGGAAGGTGGCGGCTTCGGTGTTCAGCGCCGCGGGCATCGTCATGCTCTCGCTCAGCCTGACCAACTCCTCCTGGGGCCCGGCGGCGAGCCGGCTCCTGGAGTGGGCCCGTACCTACCGGTCGTACCGGGCGCTCTACCCGCTCTGGCGGGACCTGTACGAGTCCTCCCCGGACATCGCCCTGGAGCCGCCCGGCGCCTCGGTGTCCGACCTCGGCTACCGGCTGCACCGCCGGGTCGTCGAAATACGCGACGGGTGGCGGGACTTGCGTCCGTACATCGACCGGAGCACCGGCGAGGGGTGCGATCCGGCCAAGGAGGTGAGCGCGGAATCGCGGCAGGCCTTCACCGAAGCCACACAGATCAAGCGGGCCTTGCAGGCAAAACTGACCGGGACGGTCCCCCGGAACAACAAAGACGAGGGTGACTTCGACGACCGGGACACGAACAACTTCGCGGCAGAGCTGGCATGGCTCACCCAAGTGGCAGCCGCCTACAGTAAGCTCGGCAAGGCGAGTTGAGAACTCCCGCCCGGTTTGCATCCCCCGTCAAACCGGGCGGGTATCCCGTTTCCCCGCTGCTTGGCGGCCGGACGGGTGGCTCCCGCCCGGACTGGCCCGGCCCATCCCCCGAGGGCCGGGCCAGTCCGATGTCACCGGCGACCAAATGTGCGTCCCCCGTGAACGCAAGTTAGCTGCCAGCTATCCGGCCGGACCCCACGTTCGCCGAGTCCTGGCCAATTGTCAACTGACAGCTAATCTGTGAAACTGACGTATAGCTGAGAGCTATACGGAGGAGGCGACGGGAGGATGGTTCACCATGACCGGGACCGAGCACGACACCGGGAACGGGAGTGAGGAACGCCCCCTGCTCGCGGTGCGCCTCGACGACCTGTTCAGAACGGTCCGCCCCAAGGGCAGGCACTGGACCAACGCCGAGGTCGCGGACGAGCTGAAGCGGGTCACCCCCGAACTCAAGGTCGGGGGCGTGTACCTGTCGCAGCTGCGCACGGGGAAGCGCTCCAACCCGTCACCCGATCTCCTGTCCGCCCTGGCCCGTTTCTTCGGCGTCTCGGTCGCCTACTTCTTCGACGACAAGGTCGCCGAGTCCGTGCTCGGCGAGCTCGCCGCCATCGAGGCGCTGCGCCAGTCCGGGGTGCGCGCCGTGGCGATGCGGGCGGCCGGGATGAAGAAGGAGAACCTCCAGGCCATCACGGCCATCATGGACCAGTACCGGCAGATGCAGGGCCTGCCGCCCGTCGCCGACCCCTCCGAGCCGGGATGAGGGGCGCCCGCAAGGAGCGGTCCGCCGACCACGACCGCCGCAGCCGGCTCAAGAAGCTCCGCAAGGCCGGAGCGCAGCGGATCGCGGAACTCGATCTGCCGAGGGCGACCGACGTGGCCGAGCTGTGCCGCCACCTCGGGGAGGTACGCGACCGCCCGATCATCCTGGTCCCGATGCAGATGCCCTCCTCGCATCCGTGCGGCATGTGGGTCGCCGCGCGCGACGAGGACCTCATCTTCTACGACGCCAACACCACCGGCGCTCATCAGGAGCACATCATCTTGCACGAGCTCGGCCACATCATCTGCTGCCATCGCGGGGCAGGCGGGCTGGACGGGGCGGCCGCACGCCTCCTCTTCCCCAACCTCGACCCCGAACTCGTCCGCGACATGCTCCTGCGCGCGACCTACGACGACGTCCAGGAGCAGGAGGCGGAGATCATCGCCTACCTCCTCTCCCAGCGGATCGGCGACGCCGGGCGGCGGCCCGCCGGGGCGCCGGGCGCGGGGGACGACGAGGACGGCAATTCCGCCAGGAGCGCCACACTCAGCCGCATCGAACGCACCCTGATCTGAGATGGACCACTCAGCGGGCGGCCACCTCTTCGGCGAGGATCGACACGGCCCGTCCGATGTCGTCCTCGTGGTGCTCGCTGGTGACGAAGAACCGCAGTCTCGACAGTCCCTCCTCCACGGCGGGGTGGAAGATCGGGTCCGCGACGACGCCCCGGGCGAACAGCCGGTCCGCGACGCGCAGGGTCCTCACGGAATCGCCGAGGATGCACGGCACGATGGGTGTGCCGCCGCTGGAGCCCGTCGCCAGACCCGCCGCGGTGGCGAGCCGGAGGAAGAGCCCGGAGTTCCGCCTGAGCGCGCGCACCCGCTGCGGCTGCGCGGCGAGCAGTTCGGTGGCGGCCAGCGCGGCGGCCGCGTTGGCGGGAGTCAGGCCGACGCTGTAGACGAAGCCGGGGAGCGTGTGGCGCAGCCAGCGCACCGTTCTGGCCGAGCCGGCGAGGTAACCGCCGCAGCTGGCGAGGGCCTTCGAGAGGGTGCCCATCCACAGGTCCACCTCGGACCGGTCGACGCCGTACAACTCGCCCACTCCGCGGCCGTGTTCGCCGACGGTGCCGATGCTGTGGGCCTCGTCGACCAGGAGCAGGGCGCCGTAGCGCTTCTTCAGCTCGACCAGGGCGGGCAGGTCGACGAGGTCGCCGTCCATGCTGTAGGCGCCCTCGACGGCGATCAGCACCCGCCGGAACCGGGACCTGTTGAGCCGCAGCATGTGCTCCAGCCGCCCCATGTCGTTGTGGGCGAAGGGGCGTCGCGCCGCCCCGGACAGGGCACAGCCCTGGAGGATGCTGTCGTGGGCGAGCGCGTCGTGCAGCACGAGGTCCTCGGGACCGACGAGGTGCCCGATCGCGGTGACGTTGGTGGCGTGGCCGCTCACCAGGGTCAGGCAGTCGTCGACTCCGAGGAAGTCGGCCAGCGCCCGCTCCAGCCTTACGGTCAGCTCCCGTTCGCCGGAGAGCACGCGGCTCGCGGAGACGGAGGTGCCGTACCGCTCCACCGCCCGGTGCACGGCTTCGTCGACCGCCGGATGACCGGAGAAGCCGAGGTAGTTGTAGCTGCCGAAGGACAACAGGGACCGCCCGCCGATGACGGTCGTGTCGCGGATGTTGCCCTCGTGGACCCGGAAGTAGGGGTTGGCCGCGCCGCTGTCGCCGATCCGGCCGAGGCGCTGCTCGAACTCGCCCACCTCGGGGAACTCGTCGATGACGGCCGTCCCGGCGGCCCATGCGGCGCCCTCCTGCCGGAGGGCCGGTTCGGCGGGAGCGGGAGCGGAAGCGGAAGCGGAAGCGGAAGCGGGATCCGTGCCCGGATCCGTGCCCGGGTGGACGAGTCCGATCAGCCGGCCGATGGTGAGTCCGGGCGAGAACAGCTCCTCGGACCGGAAGCCCGGTATGCGCTGGGCGATGCGGACTCCGAGCTCCTGCAGCATCAGGGAGTCGAATCCGAGGTCGGCCACCAGCGTCAGGTGTTCGCTCAGCTCGGAGGGCGGGAAGACACCGGTCCGCGCGACCTCTTCACGCACGAGGGACACGACGGATGCGGCCGGGACGGCGGACACGGCCGGTGCGGCGGGTGCCTCGGGGATCGTCCCGGCGGGATCCGGGACCTCGCGCGCCGCATCGTCCACGACCCAGTGGCGGCGCGGGGCCAGCGGGCTCGGGGGCAGGGTGCACGGGGGTGTCCGCACCGCCGTGGGCGGCCGTGGCACGGCGGCTGCGGCCGTGTGCTCGGTGAGTCCCTCCGTACGGCCCGCCGCGAGGGCGGCGGCCGCCGCCGTGAGCCGGGCGACGGCGTCGGCTCCGTCCCGGGCCACCAGGGTGAGGCACTGCGTGAGGGGTGCGCGGCGGGCGAGGGTGGCCGCCACCGCGGCGGCCGGGAGCCGGTCTCCGGCGATGGTGTCCGCGAGCTCCCGGGCGTAGCGGGCCAGTCCGTCACGGTCGCGCGCGCTGAGGGCCAGTACGTGCGGTCCGTCGTCCGGCGCCGCGGACGCCGCCGGGCCGGCCGGGGCCGTGGTGCACTCCTCCAGCACCAGGTGGACACCGGTGCCGCCGAAGCCGAAGGCGCTCACCCCCGCCCGGCGCGGACCTCCGCGCTCCGGCCACGGAATCGCCTCCGTGGCCACCGTGAGCCGGGCGGCGTCGAATCCGGAGCGGTCGGCCAGGTCGCACTCCGGCTGCGGGGGTATCACGCCCCTCTGCACGGCCAGGACCGACTTGACGAGCCCGGCGATCCCGGCGGAGTTCAGCGAGTGTCCGACCACCGCCTTCACGGCGCCGAGGTAGGCCGGTTCGGCGTGCTCACCGCGCAGTTCGCGCAGGACACCGAGCTCGACGGGGTCGCCGACGGTGGTCCCGGTGCCGTGCGCCTCCAGATAGCCCACCGCGTCCGGGGCCAGGCCCGCGTCGCGGTAGGCCCGGCGCAGCGTGCGGAGCTGACCGGCC is a window encoding:
- a CDS encoding toxin produces the protein MRGARKERSADHDRRSRLKKLRKAGAQRIAELDLPRATDVAELCRHLGEVRDRPIILVPMQMPSSHPCGMWVAARDEDLIFYDANTTGAHQEHIILHELGHIICCHRGAGGLDGAAARLLFPNLDPELVRDMLLRATYDDVQEQEAEIIAYLLSQRIGDAGRRPAGAPGAGDDEDGNSARSATLSRIERTLI
- a CDS encoding MAB_1171c family putative transporter yields the protein MNTTRTLCFVIAALSSYAALVYRLCQARRSWKDGAYRTLIATLLLQCLTFTMGALAMGGGPLLGVGNLAVLLMHLSAVAFCVSAQIILLRWAAADERSVRRTRYWVVTGIALDVLLTALFLLADGTARPASDFDGTSEPLLLTYLLAFIVSQAIPCVTIYLQCGPYARMTDNASLRQALRLLSVTAVVLFLYCAARTVNILTAAGGVDIGAWKVAASVFSAAGIVMLSLSLTNSSWGPAASRLLEWARTYRSYRALYPLWRDLYESSPDIALEPPGASVSDLGYRLHRRVVEIRDGWRDLRPYIDRSTGEGCDPAKEVSAESRQAFTEATQIKRALQAKLTGTVPRNNKDEGDFDDRDTNNFAAELAWLTQVAAAYSKLGKAS
- a CDS encoding aminotransferase class I/II-fold pyridoxal phosphate-dependent enzyme — encoded protein: MACRFPGARDVNQYWRLLTAPKAQFGAIPDARWRTAAFRGDNLRDTSSAYTDTMALLPETGHFDAAHYGIPPRRARAMDPQARLLIDLAREAIQDAGWEADGFDREETSVITALTEGGYRELSTLQIRMRQLAGGEFGARHTHPHLAASVRAVDGLNGTSVAGLLLNMGPNSISSVFDLHGESYALDSACSGGLMAVANAVHALRAGRSRIALAGGAQLVLTPDLLVGLCRIGALSRSGRCLPFGAQADGFVLGEGAGVLVLRPLTDALAAGDRVYAVIRGVGTANDGTVQGGLHPQAAGQLRTLRRAYRDAGLAPDAVGYLEAHGTGTTVGDPVELGVLRELRGEHAEPAYLGAVKAVVGHSLNSAGIAGLVKSVLAVQRGVIPPQPECDLADRSGFDAARLTVATEAIPWPERGGPRRAGVSAFGFGGTGVHLVLEECTTAPAGPAASAAPDDGPHVLALSARDRDGLARYARELADTIAGDRLPAAAVAATLARRAPLTQCLTLVARDGADAVARLTAAAAALAAGRTEGLTEHTAAAAVPRPPTAVRTPPCTLPPSPLAPRRHWVVDDAAREVPDPAGTIPEAPAAPAVSAVPAASVVSLVREEVARTGVFPPSELSEHLTLVADLGFDSLMLQELGVRIAQRIPGFRSEELFSPGLTIGRLIGLVHPGTDPGTDPASASASASAPAPAEPALRQEGAAWAAGTAVIDEFPEVGEFEQRLGRIGDSGAANPYFRVHEGNIRDTTVIGGRSLLSFGSYNYLGFSGHPAVDEAVHRAVERYGTSVSASRVLSGERELTVRLERALADFLGVDDCLTLVSGHATNVTAIGHLVGPEDLVLHDALAHDSILQGCALSGAARRPFAHNDMGRLEHMLRLNRSRFRRVLIAVEGAYSMDGDLVDLPALVELKKRYGALLLVDEAHSIGTVGEHGRGVGELYGVDRSEVDLWMGTLSKALASCGGYLAGSARTVRWLRHTLPGFVYSVGLTPANAAAALAATELLAAQPQRVRALRRNSGLFLRLATAAGLATGSSGGTPIVPCILGDSVRTLRVADRLFARGVVADPIFHPAVEEGLSRLRFFVTSEHHEDDIGRAVSILAEEVAAR
- a CDS encoding helix-turn-helix domain-containing protein codes for the protein MTGTEHDTGNGSEERPLLAVRLDDLFRTVRPKGRHWTNAEVADELKRVTPELKVGGVYLSQLRTGKRSNPSPDLLSALARFFGVSVAYFFDDKVAESVLGELAAIEALRQSGVRAVAMRAAGMKKENLQAITAIMDQYRQMQGLPPVADPSEPG